AGTATGATATGATGATATGTGCTTATGACAGCCATATGTTTCTTAGTTCTCCTGAACTGGTGGGGATTATGTCCTGATaacaatttttttaattattagaaATGGAGAAAAAGCAGACTGATCAAGTCTGAATGTTCAAGATGAAGTTCTATGTGAAAGGcgataaatgttttttttttttttttacaaaaattatatctttatatGTTCTTCAGTTTCCCTTTATGTCACAGGTCATTTGGTGGTTGCATATCCGGATTCTAAAGTGTGATTTTCTTGTGATATAGTGTGGGCAAGGAAGTGCTGATGATGAGCTAAGCCCTACATGTGTATCATCGTTGCTGGGCATCCGCATAGATGGCGTTGCTGCTGGTCTTTGGCATACAATTTGCATTTCAAGTGATGGTGCTGTGTATGCCTTTGGCGGGAATCAGTTTGGCCAATTGGGTACCGGAACCGATCATGCTGAGGTCCTTAATTCACTCGTGTTTTCTTCTTATTATTATTCTTAATCTTCGTGTTGTATACTTGCTAATGTGCGGTTTGTTGTCAGACCTTGCCACGGCTTTTAGATGATCCTAGTCTTGAAAATGAACACGCAAGAGTGGTATCGTGTGGGGCTCGACACAGTGCTATTGTTACAGGTATGTAATTCATTAGAGAAATGTCGAATGGTTTAAAATACTAATTCTTTTTTTCATTGGATTTGTGAAGACGAGAAGGTGTTCTGCTGGGGATGGAACAAGTATGGTCAGGTACACATCGCTCACTTAACCGGAGTTAATTTATTAATCCATGGTATATTGTGTCATGATAACAAGTCTTGACTACTTGCAGCTCGGTTTGGGGGATGTCGTAGACCGCAACGTTCCATCTCAAGTTGAACTAGATGGCTATGTACCAAGAGCCGTTGCGTGTGGCTGGTGGCACACACTTGTTCTTGCTGACTCACTTACCTGAAGAGTTCCGTTCCCTCTTGGGTGCTTTCAGACAGCCATAATAAGTTTTGTTGGGTCAGCGGTTGCTCTTTCACTAAGTATCTGCACAAGTACATAAAATAATATGCTTGCATGTAGAAGCATATGTATGCATGTGATCATTGTTAGCATAATAAGTTTTTGGGCTCAAAATCTATTGGGCTTTCACTTAGCCTGTTTAACTAGATTAGCCTAGATAGTTTTTGGGCTCATAATCTATTGGGCTTTCACCTCTACCTATTTATTGTGTTGCTTTCCTTTGTTTATGCAACTGCTTTTCTCTAATAATAAACTCTAGCAGTatttattgtgtgtgtgtgttttttttttttttttgtattggtTCCTGTTGTTATGGGATCTTAACTTATTGAGATTTCCAATTATAAACTTCCATCCCAAAAAGGAAATCATTAGATTTCTATGGACCTGTGTCCATTGTATTTGTAATAACCACTTTCGGTATGTGGGAGAGACAAGAATGCGTGCACCAAAAACGATTGTTAGGTAAACAATAAGGTGCATTGTACGTTTGTGACGTACAACTTGATCAACAACCTGTGTGCATATGGGTTGGCGAACCACCATCCTACAAATGCTGGACTGGTCCAGACTTTAGTTCTTCTAATTAACCTCCATTCAAAATGAAAATTAACTTGGCTGTAAGAATGTTGGTACTTATGGTGATCTTGCTGGTGCATGCCACTTGTACCAAGGCTATACGCTGCCCGAACTGTGGGACCACTCCCGTCTCATATCCACTCAGTACGGAACCCACATGCGGCCACCAGTCATACAAGATTAGGTGCGACAGTGGTGTGTTAAAGTTCGATACACTCAATAACACCTATTCGATCAAATCAATCTTTCCAAAAAATCAGACTCTTGTGATCCATCAACCGCGTCTCTTACCAAACACCTGCGTTACAGCTGATCATACAACCTACAGCATCCAGCTGAACGCCTCTTTGCAATTCACATTCTCTCGTATCAATTGTACTGATCATTCCATTGAGTTGACGTGGGTGTCACCGCCCGAGCCACCTTGTAAAACAGATGCGTGTTGTGATTCAACCGCCACTTGTAAGGCTGCTAGCGATGGAGCACTAAGGTGCTTCTGTAAGCCTAGATTCCACTGGGATGCAATTGCCGGCCAGTGCGCTTCAGGTAACGATTAATGCATAGTGAAACGAATTACCCTTTCAAAGAAATTTGTTATTAATGATTCAGTTTATTGCAGATTACACAAGAATCAAACCAAGAAGAATCATACTTTTGGCGGCTACAATGTGCAGTGGTGTGATATTGATTCTTTCAGTTGTATTCGCGACAACGATGCTCATTCGCCATCACAGAATCAAAGCAGAAGAAAAACAACTTGCTATTGAGCGTGAAAAGGTGGTAGCTTCAAGTGATGGCGGAAAGTCTGCCAGGATCTTCACCACTAAAGAGATCAAAAGGGCAACAAACAACTTCTCATCAAGCGGTCTTCTCGGCGTTGGAGGTTTTGGTGAGGTGTATAAAGGTGTGTTGGATTGCGGCACGACGGTGGCTGTTAAATGCGCAAAGGTTGGGAACACCAAAGGCATTGATCAAGTCCTAAACGAGGTCCGAATCCTCGGGCAAGTCAACCACAAGAACCTTGTACACCTTATAGGTTGTTGCATAGAAAAACAACCGTTGTTGGTGTACGAGTTTATTCCAAACGGAAGCCTTTTTTATCACTTGCATGATAAAAAAGAACAACCGTTGTTAACATGGAGTCAACGACTAAGTATTGCTCATGACACAGCCCAAGGGCTCGCATACCTACATTTCTCTGCATCTCGCCCCATCTACCATCGTGACGTGAAGTCCAGCAATATTTTACTTGACCATAAGATGAAAGCAAAGGTAGCCGATTTTGGTTTGTCGAGACTAGCTCATACGGATTTAACCCATGTGACGACTTGTGCTCAAGGTACATTAGGGTACCTAGATCCCGATTATTATTGGAACTATCAGTTGACAGATAAGAGTGATGTGTATAGTTTTGGAGTACTGTTGTTGGAAATACTGACGTGTCAAAAAGCTATAGACTTTGGTAGACCGACTGACGATGTAAACTTGGTTGCCTATGTCAAGCGAATGGCGAATGAGGAAAGATTGATGGATGTTATTGACCCGATGCTTAAGACACACGCGACTTCCTTAGACATTGATTCTATGAAAGCATTTGGGTTCCTTGCAATGATTTGCTTGGAGGAACGAAGAGAAAACCGACCAACTATGAAGGAAGTATCCGAAGAGATCGAGTATATCATGGGTGTCGTAGATCATCGTCGGGATAGCTCAGTCTCATAAAGTGTCCACTGTTATCACGATCTGTACGTCATAGCATTAAGAGTTGTATGTAACCAAAtataaggggactaggggtggttcactagtgatagaatttatcacttacaagcaccaatcaagttttgccatgtcattgaccatttttccatcactcacaaccatttttactaggggtggtcatcactcaccaccacacccaacaatttccccccaaccaacaaatacccTCACAAACCAAAATCATAACGCGTGAAGGAAATAACGGAAAATGGATTTCGTTATGATATAACGCGTTGAAGTATGGACCGGCGGTGGGATTTTATCAACTTCCACGCGTTATTTTTTGTTCCGTTATGCTATCACGGGACCAGCCCGTGTCCCCTAAGCATGTTTTGTTTTCCAGAAAATATGAACATTTCCCTTTGACGTTTGACAATAAATATCATTAAAAATTGTTGAGGAGTTGAATACTTGAAAAGTTGAATGTGATTTCTGACCAATAAAACCTTATTAAAGGCAATTAACCACCATGAAATCTTATTAAGAAGCCAATAGTACTatcatattttgttttgtttactATTCTAGAAGAAATCACAAcattagggatgagcaaatagtaCCCGGTACTGGTACtgaatttaccgaaccgggtacattttcggtaccggtttttaccctcaaatactgaTACCGGTACCTATTTTTGGGAATTTTCGATATCAGTACTTTCGGTTCCGGTAGTGATTCAATACCGGTCGATACCAAGCTCATCCCTCTATAACATTATCCGCTGACATTTTACAATAAATTTCAACAGAAGTAGTTGAGCAGATAGATGCCAAAGCTATCTTTGTCGCGTAGATAGTCAAAGTCAACGCCATATAATAATGCAAAAAGTCAACAAAACGACAACAAACAGACTATAAATCAAGATATATATCCCATACCTTCTTTAAAACCAAAATGCTTTCAAAGATGGCGGCCAGATCCAT
Above is a window of Helianthus annuus cultivar XRQ/B chromosome 14, HanXRQr2.0-SUNRISE, whole genome shotgun sequence DNA encoding:
- the LOC118486600 gene encoding wall-associated receptor kinase-like 20, coding for MKINLAVRMLVLMVILLVHATCTKAIRCPNCGTTPVSYPLSTEPTCGHQSYKIRCDSGVLKFDTLNNTYSIKSIFPKNQTLVIHQPRLLPNTCVTADHTTYSIQLNASLQFTFSRINCTDHSIELTWVSPPEPPCKTDACCDSTATCKAASDGALRCFCKPRFHWDAIAGQCASDYTRIKPRRIILLAATMCSGVILILSVVFATTMLIRHHRIKAEEKQLAIEREKVVASSDGGKSARIFTTKEIKRATNNFSSSGLLGVGGFGEVYKGVLDCGTTVAVKCAKVGNTKGIDQVLNEVRILGQVNHKNLVHLIGCCIEKQPLLVYEFIPNGSLFYHLHDKKEQPLLTWSQRLSIAHDTAQGLAYLHFSASRPIYHRDVKSSNILLDHKMKAKVADFGLSRLAHTDLTHVTTCAQGTLGYLDPDYYWNYQLTDKSDVYSFGVLLLEILTCQKAIDFGRPTDDVNLVAYVKRMANEERLMDVIDPMLKTHATSLDIDSMKAFGFLAMICLEERRENRPTMKEVSEEIEYIMGVVDHRRDSSVS